A single genomic interval of Streptomyces graminofaciens harbors:
- a CDS encoding helix-turn-helix domain-containing protein has translation MPQGSSQPHRVVLVVDDNSNPFEMSCAIEVFGLRRPELGRELYDFGLCAAGPLTRMRDGFFTLTGIAGLEAAEDADTLIVPNRPDTDTPRRPEVLDVVRRAHARGARLLGFCSGAFTIAEAGLLDGRRAACHWMWAESFQARFPRVRLQPDVLFVDDGDILTASGSASALDLGLHVVRRDHGAEIANAVSRRLVFAAHRDGGQRQFVERPVPDVPDESLGPLLAWAQERLGEPLTVADLAARAAVSPATLHRRFRSQLGTTPLAWLTGERVTLACRLIERGEERLDVVAARSGLGTAANLRARLRRETGLSPSAYRRRFGPADGEAVTT, from the coding sequence ATGCCGCAAGGATCCTCTCAGCCGCACCGGGTGGTTCTCGTCGTGGACGACAATTCCAACCCCTTCGAGATGAGCTGCGCGATCGAGGTCTTCGGGCTGCGCCGCCCCGAGCTGGGCCGGGAGCTGTACGACTTCGGCCTCTGCGCGGCGGGACCCCTGACCCGTATGCGGGACGGCTTCTTCACGCTGACCGGAATCGCCGGTCTGGAGGCGGCGGAGGACGCGGACACGCTGATCGTGCCGAACCGGCCCGACACCGACACCCCGCGCCGGCCGGAGGTCCTGGACGTCGTACGCCGGGCACACGCGCGTGGTGCGCGTCTGCTGGGCTTCTGCTCGGGCGCGTTCACGATCGCGGAGGCGGGGCTGCTGGACGGGCGGCGGGCGGCCTGTCACTGGATGTGGGCGGAGTCGTTCCAGGCGCGCTTCCCGCGCGTGCGCCTCCAACCGGACGTGCTCTTCGTCGACGACGGCGACATCCTCACGGCGTCGGGCAGCGCGTCGGCGCTCGACCTGGGTCTGCACGTCGTACGGAGGGACCACGGCGCCGAGATCGCCAACGCCGTGTCCCGGCGGCTCGTCTTCGCGGCCCACCGCGACGGCGGACAGCGGCAGTTCGTGGAGCGCCCGGTGCCGGACGTGCCCGACGAGTCGCTCGGACCCCTGCTGGCGTGGGCGCAGGAGCGACTCGGTGAGCCGTTGACGGTGGCGGACCTGGCGGCGCGGGCGGCGGTCTCGCCGGCGACGCTGCACCGCCGCTTCCGGTCACAGCTCGGCACGACACCGCTGGCCTGGCTGACGGGCGAACGGGTGACGCTCGCCTGCCGGCTGATCGAGCGGGGGGAGGAACGGCTGGACGTGGTGGCGGCGCGGAGCGGTCTGGGCACCGCCGCCAATCTGCGGGCGCGGCTGCGGCGCGAGACCGGACTCAGCCCATCGGCCTACCGACGGCGTTTCGGACCGGCCGACGGGGAAGCGGTGACGACATGA
- a CDS encoding cupin domain-containing protein, which produces MEPISLSTALASFTERWSPRIVTTVNDYDVRVAKVEGAHLWHVHDDTDEFFMVLAGELHISLRETDGERTVVLPQGSVFTVPRGTEHKPYAPVPTEILVLEPTGTSTVGDRHDEVPAHVDATTGHALT; this is translated from the coding sequence ATGGAACCCATCTCGCTGTCCACCGCCCTCGCCTCCTTCACCGAGCGGTGGAGCCCCCGCATCGTCACCACCGTCAACGACTACGACGTACGCGTCGCGAAGGTCGAGGGCGCACACCTCTGGCACGTCCACGACGACACCGACGAGTTCTTCATGGTCCTGGCGGGCGAACTGCACATCTCCCTGCGGGAGACGGACGGAGAGCGGACGGTGGTGCTCCCCCAGGGTTCCGTCTTCACCGTCCCCCGAGGCACCGAGCACAAGCCGTACGCCCCCGTCCCCACCGAGATCCTCGTCCTCGAACCCACCGGCACCTCCACGGTCGGCGACCGGCACGACGAGGTCCCGGCCCATGTGGACGCGACGACGGGACACGCGCTGACGTGA
- a CDS encoding NHL domain-containing thioredoxin family protein, whose protein sequence is MSDSSPRRVRVRAPELVGKGGWLNTGEVAYSLAELRGKIVVLDFWTFCCINCLHVLDELRELEEKHRDTVVVVGVHSPKFAHEAEHAAVVDAVERYGVEHPVLDDPELATWKQYAVRAWPTLVVIDPEGYVVAQHAGEGHAHAIERLVEELEAEHAAKGTLRRGDGPYVAPEPEPTVLRFPGKAILLPDGDFLVSDTTRHQVVELGADGETVVRRIGAGERGFVDGAADTASFNEPQGLALLDDGSVVVADTVNHALRRIDLATGEVTTLAGTGRQWWQGSPTSGPARETDLSSPWDVAVFDGRVWVAMAGVHQLWAYDPAEGTVAVTAGTTNEGLVDGPGAEAWFAQPSGLAATPDRLWLADSETSALRWVDLDGAVHTAVGTGLFDFGHRDGAAEQALLQHPLGVTALPDGSVAVSDTYNHALRRYDPATGEVTTLATDLREPSDAVLVGDDIVVVESARHRLTRLRLPEEAVRVEAVAHRTQRAATEVAPGALELAVVFRAPAGQKLDERYGPSTRLLVSATPPELLLGGEGADTALSRVLELNPAVPEGVLHVSAMAASCDDDPANEYPACHVHQQDWGVPVRVTEGGADRLPLVLAGMDETTPS, encoded by the coding sequence ATGAGCGACTCCTCTCCCCGCCGCGTCCGTGTCCGCGCCCCCGAACTGGTCGGCAAGGGTGGCTGGCTGAACACGGGTGAGGTCGCGTACTCCCTCGCCGAGCTGCGGGGGAAGATCGTCGTGCTGGACTTCTGGACGTTCTGCTGCATCAACTGTCTGCACGTCCTGGACGAGCTGCGGGAGCTGGAGGAGAAGCACCGGGACACGGTGGTCGTCGTCGGGGTGCACTCGCCGAAGTTCGCGCACGAGGCGGAGCACGCGGCGGTCGTGGACGCGGTGGAGCGGTACGGCGTGGAGCACCCGGTGCTCGACGATCCGGAGCTGGCGACCTGGAAGCAGTACGCGGTCCGGGCCTGGCCCACGCTCGTCGTGATCGACCCGGAGGGGTACGTCGTCGCCCAGCACGCGGGCGAGGGCCATGCGCACGCCATCGAGCGGCTGGTCGAGGAGCTGGAGGCCGAGCACGCGGCGAAGGGCACGCTGCGGCGCGGCGACGGGCCGTATGTGGCGCCGGAGCCCGAGCCGACCGTGCTCCGCTTCCCCGGCAAGGCGATCCTCCTGCCGGACGGGGACTTCCTGGTCAGCGACACCACCCGGCATCAGGTCGTCGAGCTGGGCGCGGACGGGGAGACCGTCGTACGGCGGATCGGGGCCGGTGAGCGTGGGTTCGTGGACGGGGCGGCTGACACCGCCTCCTTCAACGAGCCTCAGGGGCTCGCTCTGCTCGACGACGGTTCCGTGGTCGTCGCCGACACCGTGAACCACGCCCTGCGGCGGATCGACCTCGCGACCGGTGAGGTCACGACCCTCGCGGGGACCGGCCGTCAGTGGTGGCAGGGTTCGCCGACCTCCGGGCCCGCCCGCGAGACCGACCTCTCCTCCCCGTGGGACGTGGCCGTCTTCGACGGCCGGGTGTGGGTCGCCATGGCCGGCGTCCACCAGCTGTGGGCGTACGACCCGGCCGAGGGGACCGTCGCCGTCACCGCCGGGACGACGAACGAGGGGCTCGTCGACGGGCCGGGGGCCGAGGCCTGGTTCGCGCAGCCGTCGGGGCTCGCGGCGACGCCCGACCGGCTCTGGCTCGCCGACTCCGAGACGTCCGCGCTGCGCTGGGTCGACCTGGACGGGGCGGTCCACACGGCCGTCGGCACCGGGCTCTTCGACTTCGGGCACCGCGACGGCGCCGCCGAACAGGCCCTGCTCCAGCACCCGTTGGGTGTCACGGCCCTGCCGGACGGGTCGGTCGCGGTCAGCGACACGTACAACCACGCGCTGCGCCGCTACGACCCGGCGACCGGCGAGGTGACCACGCTCGCCACCGATCTGCGGGAGCCGAGCGACGCCGTGCTCGTCGGCGACGACATCGTGGTCGTCGAGTCCGCCCGGCACCGGCTGACCCGGCTGCGGCTGCCCGAGGAGGCGGTACGGGTCGAGGCCGTCGCCCACCGCACGCAGCGCGCGGCCACCGAGGTCGCGCCGGGGGCGCTGGAGCTGGCCGTCGTCTTCCGGGCCCCGGCGGGCCAGAAGCTCGACGAGCGCTACGGCCCGTCGACCCGGCTCCTGGTCTCCGCCACCCCGCCCGAGCTGCTGCTGGGCGGGGAGGGCGCGGACACGGCCCTGTCACGCGTCCTGGAACTGAACCCGGCCGTCCCCGAGGGCGTACTGCACGTCTCCGCCATGGCCGCGTCCTGCGACGACGACCCGGCGAACGAGTACCCGGCCTGTCATGTTCATCAGCAGGACTGGGGCGTCCCGGTGCGCGTCACGGAGGGCGGGGCCGACCGGCTGCCGCTGGTGCTGGCGGGGATGGACGAGACGACGCCCTCGTAG
- a CDS encoding DUF6458 family protein, which yields MGLGGCIILIAVGAILTFATDWDMQGVNLDLVGVIFMIVGLIGVVTFTSIAKRRRVVVPPSTPVIDEERHHHRDGYQGY from the coding sequence ATGGGCCTGGGCGGGTGCATCATTCTGATCGCCGTGGGGGCCATCCTCACGTTCGCCACCGACTGGGACATGCAGGGGGTCAACCTCGACCTGGTCGGTGTCATATTCATGATCGTCGGCTTGATCGGCGTCGTGACCTTCACCAGCATCGCCAAGCGCAGGCGCGTGGTGGTACCGCCCTCGACACCGGTCATCGACGAGGAACGGCACCACCACCGCGACGGATACCAGGGGTACTAG
- a CDS encoding M18 family aminopeptidase, which produces MRTPPHFDRGHTDDLMSFLSASPSPYHAVANAAERLEKAGFRQVAETDAWDGSLGGKYVLRGGAIIAWYVPEGAEPHTPFRIVGAHTDSPNLRVKPRPDTGAHGFRQVAVELYGGPLLNSWLDRDLGLAGRLSLRDGTSRLVNVDRALLRVPQLAIHLDRSVVSDGLKLDKQRHMQPIWGLGDDVRDGDLIAFLEGELGLTAGQVTGWDLMTHSIEPPAYLGRDKELMAGPRMDNLLSVHAGTAALAAVATTGDTLPYIPVLAAFDHEENGSQSDTGADGPLLGNVLERSVFARGGSFEDRARALAGTVCLSSDTGHAVHPNYAERHDPTHHPRADGGPILKVNVNNRYATDGSGRAVFAAACEKAGVPFQTFVSNNSMPCGTTIGPITAARHGIRTVDIGVAILSMHSARELCGAKDPYLLANALAAFLEG; this is translated from the coding sequence ATGCGCACACCCCCACACTTCGATCGCGGCCACACCGACGACCTCATGTCCTTCCTCTCGGCAAGCCCCTCGCCGTACCACGCCGTGGCGAACGCCGCCGAGCGGCTGGAGAAGGCCGGCTTCCGCCAGGTCGCGGAGACGGACGCGTGGGACGGTTCGCTCGGCGGCAAGTACGTGCTGCGCGGCGGCGCGATCATCGCCTGGTACGTCCCGGAGGGCGCCGAGCCGCACACCCCGTTCCGTATCGTCGGCGCCCACACCGACTCGCCGAACCTCCGCGTCAAACCCCGCCCGGACACCGGCGCCCACGGCTTCCGCCAGGTCGCGGTGGAGCTCTACGGCGGCCCGCTGCTCAACTCCTGGCTGGACCGCGACCTCGGCCTCGCCGGCCGGCTCTCGCTGCGCGACGGCACGAGCCGCCTCGTGAACGTCGACAGGGCACTGCTCCGCGTCCCCCAGCTCGCGATCCACCTCGACCGTTCCGTCGTCTCCGACGGCCTGAAGCTCGACAAGCAGCGCCACATGCAGCCCATCTGGGGCCTCGGCGACGACGTCCGCGACGGCGACCTGATCGCCTTCCTGGAGGGCGAACTGGGCCTGACCGCGGGCCAGGTGACCGGCTGGGACCTGATGACCCACTCCATCGAGCCGCCCGCCTACCTGGGCCGCGACAAGGAACTGATGGCCGGTCCGCGCATGGACAACCTCCTGTCCGTGCACGCCGGTACGGCGGCCCTCGCGGCCGTGGCGACCACCGGCGACACGCTGCCGTACATCCCGGTGCTCGCCGCCTTCGACCACGAGGAGAACGGCTCGCAGTCCGACACGGGCGCCGACGGCCCGCTGCTCGGCAACGTCCTGGAGCGCTCGGTGTTCGCGCGCGGCGGCTCGTTCGAGGACCGGGCGCGCGCGTTGGCCGGGACGGTCTGTCTCTCCTCCGACACCGGTCACGCCGTGCACCCCAACTACGCGGAGCGGCACGACCCGACGCACCACCCGCGCGCGGACGGCGGCCCGATCCTCAAGGTGAACGTCAACAACCGCTACGCCACGGACGGTTCGGGCCGGGCGGTGTTCGCCGCGGCCTGCGAGAAGGCCGGTGTCCCCTTCCAGACCTTCGTCTCCAACAACTCCATGCCCTGCGGCACGACCATCGGCCCCATCACCGCCGCGCGCCACGGCATCAGGACGGTCGACATCGGCGTGGCCATCCTCTCCATGCACAGCGCTCGCGAACTGTGCGGCGCGAAGGACCCGTACCTGCTCGCGAACGCGCTGGCGGCATTTCTGGAAGGGTAG
- a CDS encoding acyl-CoA dehydrogenase has product MGHYKSNLRDIEFNLFEVLGRDKLYGTGPFAEMDTDTAKSILEELARLAENELAESFTDADRNPPVFDPETNTAPVPASFKKSYKAFMESEYWRLGLPEGIGGTTAPASLIWAYAELILGANPAVWMYSSGPAFAGILYDEGNDVQKKIAQIAVERTWGSTMVLTEPDAGSDVGAGRTKAIQQEDGSWHIEGVKRFITSGEHDMEENILHYVLARPEGHGPGTKGLSLFMVPKYLFDFETGELGERNGAYATNVEHKMGLKASNTCEMTFGDRHPAKGWLIGDKHDGIRQMFRIIEFARMMVGTKAISTLSTGYLNALEYAKERVQGTDLANFMDKTAPKVTITHHPDVRRSLMTQKAYAEGMRALVLYTASVQDSIAVKEAAGEDAKAEHALNDLLLPIVKGYGSEKGYEQLAQSLQTFGGSGFLQEYPIEQYIRDAKIDTLYEGTTAIQGQDFFFRKIVRNQGAALNTLAEEIKKFLALDEGGEQLAGARAHLAKAAVELEAIVGLLLTDLAATEQDVKNIYKVGLNTTRLLLASGDVVVGYLLLRGAAVAAEKLATASDKALSSKDVAFYTGKIAAAKFFAANVLPGVTLARKLSEGVDLDVMELDEAAF; this is encoded by the coding sequence ATGGGGCACTACAAGTCGAATCTCCGCGACATCGAGTTCAACCTCTTCGAGGTCCTCGGGCGCGACAAGCTGTACGGCACCGGCCCGTTCGCGGAGATGGACACGGACACCGCCAAGAGCATCCTGGAGGAGCTGGCCCGTCTCGCGGAGAACGAGCTGGCGGAGTCCTTCACGGATGCCGACCGCAACCCGCCGGTCTTCGACCCGGAGACGAACACCGCTCCGGTACCGGCCTCCTTCAAGAAGAGCTACAAGGCCTTCATGGAGTCGGAGTACTGGCGCCTCGGCCTGCCCGAGGGCATCGGCGGTACGACCGCCCCCGCCTCCCTGATCTGGGCGTACGCGGAGCTGATCCTCGGCGCGAACCCGGCCGTGTGGATGTACTCCTCCGGCCCGGCGTTCGCCGGCATCCTCTACGACGAGGGCAACGACGTACAGAAGAAGATCGCCCAGATCGCGGTGGAGCGGACCTGGGGTTCGACCATGGTGCTGACCGAGCCGGACGCCGGTTCGGACGTGGGTGCCGGGCGCACCAAGGCGATCCAGCAGGAGGACGGCTCCTGGCACATCGAGGGTGTGAAGCGGTTCATCACCTCCGGTGAGCACGACATGGAGGAGAACATCCTCCACTACGTGCTCGCCCGCCCCGAGGGCCACGGCCCCGGCACCAAGGGCCTGTCCCTCTTCATGGTCCCGAAGTACCTCTTCGACTTCGAGACCGGCGAGCTGGGCGAGCGCAACGGCGCCTACGCCACCAACGTCGAGCACAAGATGGGCCTCAAGGCCTCCAACACCTGCGAGATGACCTTCGGCGACCGTCACCCGGCCAAGGGCTGGCTGATCGGCGACAAGCACGACGGCATCCGCCAGATGTTCCGGATCATCGAGTTCGCCCGCATGATGGTCGGCACGAAGGCGATCTCGACGCTGTCGACGGGCTACCTCAACGCGCTGGAGTACGCCAAGGAGCGCGTCCAGGGCACCGACCTGGCGAACTTCATGGACAAGACCGCGCCCAAGGTCACCATCACGCACCACCCGGACGTCCGCCGCTCGCTGATGACGCAGAAGGCGTACGCGGAGGGCATGCGCGCCCTCGTCCTCTACACCGCCTCCGTCCAGGACTCCATCGCGGTGAAGGAGGCGGCGGGCGAGGACGCCAAGGCCGAGCACGCGCTCAACGACCTCCTCCTGCCCATCGTCAAGGGCTACGGCTCCGAGAAGGGCTACGAGCAGCTCGCCCAGTCGCTGCAGACCTTCGGCGGCTCCGGCTTCCTGCAGGAGTACCCGATCGAGCAGTACATCCGCGACGCCAAGATCGACACCCTGTACGAGGGCACGACCGCGATCCAGGGCCAGGACTTCTTCTTCCGGAAGATCGTCCGCAACCAGGGCGCGGCGCTGAACACCCTCGCCGAGGAGATCAAGAAGTTCCTGGCGCTCGACGAGGGCGGCGAGCAGCTGGCCGGCGCCCGTGCGCACCTCGCCAAGGCCGCGGTCGAGCTGGAGGCCATCGTCGGCCTCCTCCTCACGGACCTGGCCGCCACCGAGCAGGACGTCAAGAACATCTACAAGGTGGGCCTCAACACCACCCGCCTGCTCCTCGCCTCCGGTGACGTGGTCGTCGGCTACCTGCTCCTCAGGGGCGCCGCGGTCGCCGCCGAGAAGCTGGCGACGGCCTCCGACAAGGCTCTGTCCTCCAAGGACGTGGCGTTCTACACGGGCAAGATCGCGGCGGCGAAGTTCTTCGCGGCCAACGTCCTGCCGGGCGTCACCCTGGCCCGCAAGCTCTCCGAGGGCGTGGACCTGGACGTGATGGAGCTGGACGAGGCGGCGTTCTAG
- a CDS encoding SseB family protein, with the protein MYGYDQSAGTQQQYAQPQQQMPGQMPGGPMGGGYGQQPPLYPEPSPPSLADAVRAFTTGQLAAEDFQQVFATSKVYCPRGDNPGFLALHNTQQPVIPMFTSLKELRRYAGKESKYFVITGAEVIDLLPTGYGFVLDMEGEHRMVFDAKAVEQMVEFAMRRMYG; encoded by the coding sequence ATGTACGGCTACGACCAGAGCGCTGGCACCCAGCAGCAGTACGCCCAGCCGCAGCAGCAGATGCCGGGGCAGATGCCCGGCGGCCCCATGGGCGGCGGCTACGGGCAGCAGCCGCCGCTGTACCCCGAGCCGTCCCCGCCCTCCCTCGCGGACGCGGTGCGCGCCTTCACCACCGGGCAGCTGGCCGCGGAGGACTTCCAGCAGGTCTTCGCGACGTCGAAGGTCTACTGCCCGCGCGGCGACAACCCCGGGTTCCTGGCCCTGCACAACACCCAGCAGCCGGTGATCCCCATGTTCACCTCGCTCAAGGAGCTGCGCCGGTACGCCGGCAAGGAGTCCAAGTACTTCGTGATCACCGGCGCCGAGGTGATCGACCTCCTGCCGACCGGCTACGGCTTCGTCCTCGACATGGAGGGCGAGCACCGGATGGTCTTCGACGCGAAGGCCGTGGAGCAGATGGTGGAGTTCGCGATGCGGCGGATGTACGGCTAG
- a CDS encoding pirin family protein, which yields MPAVTVDNPLTLPRVAASVDAVARPVLAVTTAPSGFEGEGFPVRRAFAGINYRHLDPFIMMDQMGEVEYQPGEPKGTPWHPHRGFETVTYIIDGIFDHQDSQGGGGTITNGDTQWMTAGSGLLHIEAPPESLVMSGGLFHGLQLWVNLPAKDKMMAPRYQDIRGGHVQLLTTPDGGALLRVIAGELDGHAGPGITHTPITMVHATLAPGAELTLPWREDFNGLAYVLAGKGAVGAERRPIHLGQTAVFGAGSSLTVRADEKQDANTPDMEVVLLGGQPIREPMAHYGPFVMNTKDELQQAFEDFQKGRLGTIPAVHGMSEGGL from the coding sequence ATGCCTGCTGTAACCGTCGACAACCCCTTGACCCTCCCGCGCGTGGCCGCGTCGGTCGATGCCGTGGCCCGTCCTGTGCTTGCTGTGACGACCGCGCCGAGTGGCTTCGAAGGTGAAGGTTTCCCCGTTCGCCGTGCGTTCGCGGGGATCAACTACCGTCATCTGGACCCGTTCATCATGATGGATCAGATGGGTGAGGTTGAGTATCAGCCTGGGGAACCGAAAGGGACCCCGTGGCACCCGCACCGCGGCTTCGAGACCGTCACCTACATCATCGACGGGATCTTCGACCACCAGGACAGCCAGGGCGGTGGCGGCACCATCACCAACGGCGACACCCAGTGGATGACGGCCGGCTCGGGCCTCCTCCACATCGAGGCGCCGCCGGAGTCCCTCGTCATGTCCGGCGGTCTCTTCCATGGCCTGCAACTGTGGGTGAACCTGCCGGCCAAGGACAAGATGATGGCGCCGCGCTACCAGGACATCCGCGGCGGGCACGTGCAGCTGCTCACCACCCCTGACGGCGGCGCGCTGCTGCGGGTCATCGCCGGTGAGTTGGACGGGCACGCGGGGCCCGGCATCACCCACACCCCGATCACCATGGTCCACGCGACCCTCGCGCCCGGCGCGGAGCTCACTCTTCCGTGGCGGGAGGACTTCAACGGCCTGGCGTACGTCCTCGCGGGCAAGGGCGCGGTCGGCGCGGAGCGCCGCCCGATCCATCTGGGGCAGACCGCGGTCTTCGGCGCGGGCTCCTCGCTGACGGTCCGCGCGGACGAGAAGCAGGACGCGAACACGCCGGACATGGAGGTCGTGCTGCTGGGCGGACAGCCGATCCGTGAGCCGATGGCGCACTACGGCCCGTTCGTCATGAACACCAAGGACGAGCTGCAGCAGGCGTTCGAGGACTTCCAGAAGGGGCGGCTGGGAACGATCCCGGCAGTGCACGGCATGTCCGAGGGCGGACTGTAG